In one Nicotiana tomentosiformis chromosome 6, ASM39032v3, whole genome shotgun sequence genomic region, the following are encoded:
- the LOC104087000 gene encoding uncharacterized protein: MTGISKVEESVTLELLRKKMEDFAKERDWEKFHSPRNLLLALVGEVGELSEIFQWKGEVPKGLPDWNEKEKLHLGEELSDVLLYLVRLSDICGIDLGKAALRKVELNAIKYPVNLCKASSNKEADN, encoded by the exons ATGACAGGGATTTCAAAGGTGGAAGAGAGTGTAACTCTTGAACTTCTCAGgaagaaaatggaagattttgcTAAAGAAAGAGACTGGGAAAAGTTTCATAGCCCAAGAAACCTTCTTTTGGCTCTG GTGGGAGAAGTTGGAGAACTCTCAGAAATATTTCAGTGGAAAGGAGAAGTTCCAAAAGGGTTGCCTGATTGGAATGAAAAGGAGAAATTACATCTTGGTGAAGAACTTTCTGATGTTTTGCTATACCTCGTTAGGCTTTCTGATATTTGTGGGATTGATCTTGGCAAAGCTGCTCTTCGTAAGGTTGAACTTAATGCCATTAAATATCCTGTTAATCTCTGCAAAGCTTCTTCAAATAAAGAAGCCGATAATTAA